Part of the Permianibacter fluminis genome, GAGGCGCCCGCCGGGGCGAGACCCGGCGACCTCCATCGATTGCCAAACCGTGCAGACAATCGAACACAGGGGAGCGACGATTCTTCGACAAAAACAAACGGCCCCAACGGGCCGTTTGTTTTACAACTAGAACAGATTACGCCGCTTGCGGTACTACCCCACGCAACGACCGGGCGAAATCCTGCAACACCCGAATGCCGGTCGCTTCCGCTTCTTCGCACCACTTGCGCAGTGCGGCGACCAGCTCGTCGCGGCTCAGGCTGGCGTTTTGCCAGAGCTGTTGCAGACGCTCGCGGAATTCCTGCACTTTGCGCAGCATTTCGTTTTCGGCCAGCGCTTTTTGCAGCCGTTCTTTGTCGACGCCTTTGAGCAGGCGTTCGTCGCGGAACAGACCGCGGCGGGCGCGCTTGAGCAAGTCGGCCATGGCCGCTTCAGCCTTGGCGCGCTCGGCTTTCCAGATCGGCTTGACTACGTCGCGCGAGTATTGCGCCAGCACTTGATAACGGTTGTTGACGATGGCGGTCAGCGTGGCCATGTCGATGTGTTGCCGGCTGTCTTCACGAACCAGTTTCGGTGCGACCCGATTGACTTTGGCCAGCTTGAGCCAGCCCAGCACTTTCAGATAACCCCAGCCGATATCGAACTCATACCACTTCACCGAAAACTTGGCGCTGGTGCCGAAGGTGTGGTGGTTGTTGTGCAGCTCTTCGCCACCGATGAACAGGCCGAGCGGCAGGATATTGGTCGCGGCATCCGGGCATTCAAAATTGCGGTAACCGTAGTAGTGGCCAACACCGTTGATGACGCCAGCAGCCCAAAACGGGATCCAGACCATCTGGATCGCCCAGATGGTGATGCCGGGCACACCGAACAGCAGCAGGTCGACGACAAACATGATCGCGATGCCGAGATAGTTGTACGGCGTGTACAGCGTGTTCTCGATCCAGTCATTCGGCGTACCGTGACCGTATTTGCGCAGGGTTTCTTCGTTGACCGCTTCTTTTTGGTAGAGCTCGGCGCCTTCGCGCATCACTTTACCGAGGCCCAGCACTTGCGGGCTGTGCGGATCGTCTTCGGTTTCGCAGCGGGCGTGATGCTTGCGATGAATCGCGGCCCAGGCTTTGGTGTTCTGGCCGGTGGTGAGCCAGAGCCAGAGCCGGAAAAAATGGCTGACGATCGGATGCAGGTCGATCGCCTTGTGGGCTTGGCAGCGGTGCAGATACAGCGTGACAGCAGCAATGGTGATTTGAGTCAGGATGAAAGTCGCCAGGATGTAACCACCCAGGCTGAGATCAAGCAAACCGTACATATACAACTCCGGAGGCAGCCGGAACGGCTGCAGCGTGTGCAGGATACGCGGCCGGCACGGACCGAACAAGGAATGCTCCGATCTAAGACCCGGCCGGCAACGCGCTGCAAGCTGGCCGCCGGCCACGCCCGAATTGGCCAGCCAGTCCGGTATAGTTGGCGCCCTCTGTCCTGACAAAAGACGTGCGTACCGCAATGACGGAAACGGTTGTGCCCGGCGCCCAGGCGCCTTCGCCCGATGCGCTCGCAGTGGCCGATCTGGTGCTCCGGCGCGGCGCATTGCGGCTTGGCCCAGTGACGTTTCTGCTGCGACCGGGCGAGAAGCTGGCGCTGCTCGGCCCCAATGGTGGCGGCAAAACCAGCCTGCTGCTGGCGCTGGCTGGCCTGCTGCCGGCGGCCAGTGGCTGGATTTCCCGACCCGCCCGGCTGGCGCTGGCCGGCGACGGGCTGGAACAGCTGACGGAGCTGACCGTACAGGAAAGCCTGGCCGATGCCGCCGCCCTGCATGGCCTGCCGGCCATTGCGGTAAGCGAGGCGCTGGCCGACTGGCAGCTCGCCGGGGTCGCTGCCCGGCCGGTCGGTTCGTTGTCGCTCGGCTTTCGGCAGCGGCTGGGGCTGGCCTTGGCGACGCTGGCCAAGCCGGACGTGCTGCTGCTCGACGAGCCGGGTAATGGCCTCGATCCGGAGCAGCAAGCCCTGCTCAACGACTGGCTCAATCGCGACCGGAACACCGCCGTGATCCTGGTCAGTCACCACATTGAACGCTTGCCGGATTGCATTGAACGGGCGCTGCTGTTGGCGGCGCTCGACAGCGGCACCATCGGCCTGCGTCACGACGGCCCGGTCAGCGCGCTGCCGTCACCGTGGCGGCGGGCCGGCTGATGACCATGACTTCCACTCAATCAGAAAACCATGACACCGGTCATTCAGAAAACCGTGACACCGGCATCGGCCGCGAACTGCTTCGGCTGCTGCGGCAACCGCTGGTGCTGGCGGCGCTGTTGCTGCAGGCACTGAGTGCAACCTGGCTGCTGCGCGGCCAGCTCGACAACTATCTGGCGCTGCAAGCCGGTGGCGTGCGCAATCTGTCGGTCGGCAATGATTTGCTGACGCCGGTGCTCGGCGTGCTGGCGGCGTTGCTGCTGTTGACTGCACCACTGCTCGCCGCAGCCATGCGCTCGGCACTGCAGGCACCGTATCGGCGCTTGTCGGCTGCCCGCAATGCTCGCTGGTTGTTGCCGACCT contains:
- a CDS encoding ATP-binding cassette domain-containing protein; this encodes MTETVVPGAQAPSPDALAVADLVLRRGALRLGPVTFLLRPGEKLALLGPNGGGKTSLLLALAGLLPAASGWISRPARLALAGDGLEQLTELTVQESLADAAALHGLPAIAVSEALADWQLAGVAARPVGSLSLGFRQRLGLALATLAKPDVLLLDEPGNGLDPEQQALLNDWLNRDRNTAVILVSHHIERLPDCIERALLLAALDSGTIGLRHDGPVSALPSPWRRAG
- a CDS encoding DesA family fatty acid desaturase, whose protein sequence is MYMYGLLDLSLGGYILATFILTQITIAAVTLYLHRCQAHKAIDLHPIVSHFFRLWLWLTTGQNTKAWAAIHRKHHARCETEDDPHSPQVLGLGKVMREGAELYQKEAVNEETLRKYGHGTPNDWIENTLYTPYNYLGIAIMFVVDLLLFGVPGITIWAIQMVWIPFWAAGVINGVGHYYGYRNFECPDAATNILPLGLFIGGEELHNNHHTFGTSAKFSVKWYEFDIGWGYLKVLGWLKLAKVNRVAPKLVREDSRQHIDMATLTAIVNNRYQVLAQYSRDVVKPIWKAERAKAEAAMADLLKRARRGLFRDERLLKGVDKERLQKALAENEMLRKVQEFRERLQQLWQNASLSRDELVAALRKWCEEAEATGIRVLQDFARSLRGVVPQAA